Proteins from a genomic interval of Geovibrio ferrireducens:
- a CDS encoding EAL domain-containing protein: protein MNRIKSVKISSFLALLLTCFSVVLAVVILVWSSVDAGTIIKHEQSRLLKRNHDTASMVFEKELEHLGWVTRDLRVNVRQLLARNPDIESENFKNGFSSIYDLAAGENLDIMIFVSFDGTRVINVGSAFFNTDGIISFLRKSGDSVDASGSVYSVAEESGTAPLNLILGYTPVSNPANGEVLGKIYIGRIINGAPDVIRKAASDAGAGIAFVTAGQIISASDGFDLSRFMPAACADAGQVFPVKGGFSAYCRPLELKGSDTPLMIYQLTDNQSLALMKKQITGRAATAVLLIILMTAVSVYGFHRITARSLIYLIDYTHRISVSGSTDDFAPTPVEEFNRLGAAVSSMNRELRETQAYLSNFLGFAKVPLIAWDTENKIVIFNKAMEELSGISESSAVGEDLEIIFACLTGDRLKELLLKAAGSADTLSNFESMVKNVKTGEMKYILWNLSMAGTPVKSFGVVLQGIDITDRKSSEEKLLLASKVFENTIEAIYITNTRGVILSVNKAFLRITGYSEEEAIGNKTSILRSGRHANHFYKGLWNALKESGTWQGEIWNRRKNGELYPALLNISSIRDSGGNISHFIGVMHDITERKKYEEQIKYQSHYDPLTNLPNRYLFHDRLSMAISRAKKNHNYVGLISIDIDRFKNVNDTLGHNVGDILLQKIADRIVGTVGDSITVSRLGGDEYTVIIEDLSDKNRAVTVAYNIIKQLEKPFQVDDYELFLKCSAGLSFYPDDGEDVFTIAKNADAAMYRAKSKGRGMLQIYTTDFNDTAKDRLLIETKLNRALDNGEFEVYYQPKINLRTMELVGMESLIRWNNPELGRIFPDMFIPIAEETGLIVSIGQWVLKKSCEDLMRWRSMGHNLKVAVNLSLKQFIQKDLYMSVKNVLLETGMEPRHLELEITESTIMVDTENTRDILDKLSSLGITFAIDDFGTGFSSIGYLNRIPIDTIKIDKSFTQGIDTSEDSLSIVRSVIQLSRNLGIEVVAEGVENENHLRLLRELECDLAQGYYFSRPVPASEFEKLISGWNESFSLEIKSVK, encoded by the coding sequence ATGAATAGGATAAAGTCTGTAAAAATATCCTCCTTTCTGGCCTTGCTTCTCACCTGTTTTTCAGTGGTGCTCGCGGTTGTTATTCTCGTCTGGAGCAGTGTGGATGCCGGAACCATCATAAAACATGAACAGTCAAGGCTTCTGAAAAGAAACCATGATACCGCATCCATGGTTTTTGAAAAGGAACTTGAGCACCTCGGCTGGGTAACGCGTGATCTCAGGGTGAATGTCAGGCAGCTTCTTGCGAGAAATCCTGATATAGAATCAGAGAATTTCAAAAACGGTTTTTCATCAATATACGATCTGGCTGCCGGGGAAAATCTGGACATCATGATCTTTGTCTCCTTTGACGGCACAAGGGTGATTAATGTCGGTTCAGCCTTCTTCAATACTGACGGAATTATCAGCTTTCTCCGGAAGAGCGGCGACAGCGTGGATGCTTCCGGTTCGGTTTACTCGGTAGCGGAAGAGAGCGGAACTGCACCTCTGAATCTTATTCTGGGTTACACCCCTGTCAGCAACCCCGCAAACGGTGAGGTTCTCGGAAAAATATATATAGGCAGAATAATCAACGGCGCTCCCGATGTAATCAGAAAAGCGGCCTCAGATGCGGGCGCAGGCATAGCCTTTGTCACCGCCGGACAGATTATATCAGCCTCTGACGGATTTGATCTCAGCCGGTTCATGCCGGCTGCATGCGCTGATGCCGGGCAGGTGTTTCCTGTTAAGGGCGGTTTCTCAGCATATTGCAGACCCCTTGAGCTTAAGGGGAGCGACACGCCGCTGATGATTTATCAGCTTACTGACAACCAGTCCCTTGCTCTTATGAAAAAACAGATTACAGGCAGAGCGGCAACAGCCGTGCTGCTCATCATCCTGATGACCGCTGTATCGGTTTACGGTTTTCACAGAATCACTGCGCGCTCACTTATTTACCTGATAGATTATACCCACCGCATAAGCGTTTCCGGCAGTACCGATGACTTTGCCCCCACCCCGGTGGAGGAGTTCAACAGGCTCGGTGCGGCTGTTTCCTCAATGAACCGTGAGCTTCGGGAAACTCAGGCCTATCTCAGCAATTTCCTTGGGTTTGCCAAGGTTCCGCTTATCGCCTGGGACACGGAAAATAAAATAGTAATCTTCAATAAAGCGATGGAAGAGCTTTCCGGAATAAGCGAATCCTCCGCCGTCGGCGAGGATCTTGAGATAATTTTCGCCTGTCTCACCGGGGACAGGCTTAAGGAGCTTCTGCTGAAAGCTGCGGGAAGCGCGGATACTCTGTCTAACTTTGAGTCCATGGTAAAAAATGTCAAAACGGGAGAGATGAAATACATTCTCTGGAACCTCTCAATGGCAGGCACTCCCGTGAAGAGTTTCGGTGTGGTATTGCAGGGCATAGACATAACCGACAGAAAATCATCCGAAGAGAAACTGCTGCTTGCTTCAAAGGTGTTTGAAAATACCATAGAGGCAATCTATATAACAAACACCAGAGGGGTGATCCTCAGCGTGAACAAGGCCTTCCTTCGCATAACCGGATACAGCGAGGAGGAGGCCATAGGGAACAAGACCAGCATTCTCCGCTCCGGCAGACACGCAAACCACTTCTACAAGGGGCTCTGGAACGCCCTCAAGGAGAGCGGCACATGGCAGGGGGAGATATGGAACAGGCGCAAGAACGGCGAGCTTTACCCGGCGCTTCTGAACATATCCAGCATAAGGGATTCCGGCGGCAATATATCCCACTTCATCGGGGTAATGCATGACATCACGGAAAGAAAGAAATACGAAGAGCAGATAAAATATCAGTCTCATTACGATCCGCTTACCAACCTTCCGAACCGCTATCTGTTCCACGACAGACTGAGCATGGCGATCTCAAGGGCAAAAAAGAACCACAATTATGTGGGGCTGATCTCCATAGATATTGACAGGTTCAAAAATGTGAACGATACCCTCGGCCACAATGTGGGCGATATACTGCTCCAGAAAATAGCTGACCGCATAGTCGGCACAGTGGGGGACAGCATAACGGTAAGCCGTCTGGGAGGGGATGAGTACACAGTTATAATTGAAGACCTCTCAGACAAGAACAGAGCCGTTACTGTGGCATATAATATAATAAAGCAGCTTGAAAAACCCTTTCAGGTGGATGATTACGAGCTTTTCCTGAAATGCAGCGCCGGGTTAAGCTTCTACCCCGATGACGGCGAGGATGTGTTCACCATTGCCAAGAATGCCGATGCTGCCATGTACCGCGCCAAGTCAAAAGGGCGCGGCATGCTCCAGATATACACAACTGACTTTAACGACACAGCTAAGGACAGGCTGCTGATAGAGACCAAGCTGAACCGCGCTCTCGATAACGGAGAATTTGAGGTGTATTACCAGCCGAAAATCAATCTCAGAACAATGGAACTGGTGGGCATGGAGTCGCTTATCCGCTGGAATAACCCTGAGTTAGGAAGGATTTTCCCCGATATGTTCATCCCCATTGCGGAGGAGACAGGGCTGATTGTTTCAATAGGTCAGTGGGTTCTGAAAAAATCCTGCGAAGATCTGATGAGGTGGCGCTCCATGGGGCACAACCTTAAAGTGGCAGTGAACCTTTCCTTAAAGCAGTTCATTCAGAAAGACCTGTATATGTCTGTCAAAAATGTGCTTTTGGAAACAGGAATGGAGCCCAGACACCTTGAGCTTGAGATAACGGAAAGCACAATTATGGTGGACACCGAAAACACCAGAGATATTCTCGACAAGCTCAGCTCACTGGGCATAACATTTGCCATTGATGATTTCGGCACAGGGTTCAGCTCAATCGGCTATCTTAACAGAATACCCATAGATACCATAAAGATAGACAAATCCTTCACCCAAGGTATAGACACCAGTGAGGACTCGCTTTCCATAGTCCGGTCGGTTATTCAGCTTTCGCGGAACTTAGGTATTGAAGTTGTGGCTGAGGGTGTGGAAAATGAAAACCACCTTCGTCTGCTGCGCGAGCTTGAATGTGACCTCGCGCAGGGCTATTATTTCAGCAGACCTGTACCTGCCTCAGAGTTTGAGAAGCTGATCTCCGGCTGGAATGAGAGTTTCTCGCTGGAAATCAAATCCGTCAAATAA
- a CDS encoding substrate-binding domain-containing protein, producing MKGGRALFLLLFLFVSFPVLGSEQSFYTVREYMLKHPEQAWKYDHFVNIVRSQPEPLKAMNVRPVKIAVVYPALQASDYWRRSVKVLEKRLNELNVNYTMATYFSRPSGDTRLQLAQLAQAAAEGADFIIVSADSAQMRRAVGRLLFEGKHKIIVQNITTPLKEWEPKQPLIYTGFDHMTGSGMLADAMAAMSTGNTSYAVLNCSAGEVGWLRTKGFRERLRRHGEYTGKAEYITDFDREKAHSATKEIIRKYPDIGFIFACSTDIAVGAAEALRELRADKVILNGWGGGDAELKLISEKELDLTVMRMNDDSSVAAAEAVKFVVSGREKEVPTVFSGDFSLVTSADSADRIKNLRMNAFRYSGENE from the coding sequence ATGAAGGGAGGGCGCGCTCTCTTTCTTCTTCTTTTTCTTTTTGTGTCTTTCCCTGTTTTAGGCTCTGAACAGTCATTCTACACTGTCAGGGAGTACATGCTTAAACATCCTGAACAGGCATGGAAATACGACCATTTTGTAAACATCGTGCGCAGCCAGCCCGAACCGCTCAAGGCTATGAATGTAAGGCCTGTGAAGATAGCCGTTGTCTACCCCGCTCTGCAAGCATCAGACTACTGGCGGAGGAGCGTTAAGGTTTTGGAAAAAAGGCTGAACGAGCTTAATGTAAATTACACCATGGCGACATATTTCAGCAGACCCTCAGGGGACACCCGCCTTCAGCTAGCCCAGCTTGCACAGGCCGCAGCGGAAGGGGCGGATTTCATCATTGTCTCCGCTGATTCCGCTCAGATGCGCAGGGCTGTGGGCAGACTGCTGTTTGAAGGAAAACATAAAATTATTGTCCAGAACATCACCACGCCTCTTAAAGAGTGGGAGCCGAAACAGCCGCTGATTTATACCGGCTTTGATCATATGACCGGTTCAGGTATGCTGGCGGATGCCATGGCCGCCATGAGCACCGGAAACACGTCATATGCCGTTCTTAACTGCTCCGCAGGCGAGGTGGGATGGCTGAGAACAAAAGGCTTCCGGGAAAGGCTCCGCAGACACGGGGAGTACACCGGAAAAGCCGAATATATAACCGACTTTGACAGAGAAAAAGCACATTCGGCAACAAAGGAGATAATCAGAAAATACCCTGATATAGGCTTTATTTTCGCATGCTCCACAGATATAGCCGTCGGAGCCGCGGAAGCTCTCCGTGAGCTCCGCGCGGATAAGGTGATCCTGAACGGATGGGGCGGCGGGGACGCTGAGCTCAAACTTATTTCAGAAAAAGAACTTGACCTTACGGTGATGCGGATGAATGATGACAGCAGCGTAGCTGCGGCCGAGGCGGTGAAGTTTGTCGTCTCAGGCAGGGAGAAAGAGGTTCCGACTGTGTTTTCAGGGGATTTCAGCCTTGTTACTTCCGCAGACAGTGCAGATAGAATAAAAAATCTCAGAATGAATGCGTTCAGGTATTCCGGTGAAAATGAATAG
- a CDS encoding response regulator — protein MKDISVLIVEDDPAVAGALELRMKRTFSRVYSAHDGRKGLETALAVRPDVILTDLRMPHMEGLDMIEEIRKSLPDVHVIVLTASSDRFDRNRAEELGVEGYFTKPLMVNELIAKIQELV, from the coding sequence ATGAAGGATATATCTGTACTGATTGTAGAGGATGATCCGGCTGTGGCCGGAGCTCTTGAACTCAGGATGAAACGTACTTTCAGCAGGGTTTACAGTGCCCATGACGGCAGAAAAGGGCTTGAAACAGCACTGGCCGTGAGGCCTGATGTGATCCTGACCGACTTGCGCATGCCTCATATGGAAGGGCTTGATATGATAGAGGAAATCCGTAAAAGTCTTCCCGATGTTCATGTGATAGTTCTCACTGCATCCAGTGACAGGTTTGACCGTAATAGAGCGGAAGAGCTTGGGGTGGAAGGTTATTTCACCAAACCCCTGATGGTGAACGAGCTGATTGCTAAAATTCAGGAGCTGGTGTGA
- a CDS encoding DMT family transporter, with protein sequence MDESFQPAEKAGIIYMLLASALFASMGYYVKILSQTLGTGEIAFFRNLIGLIIIVPTIIARPSGAKGGKPVMLVMRGIFGFLALFFYFYAITVLPLGTAATLTKIDPIFTALLAFFLLKEKQGPIIWAGLLTGFLGVIMLMRPEAGGLNAGSICALLSGLFAATAYTTVSNLRGYYSPRAIVASFAAAGVIGPPVVYALIYYTPLGNDALKGLFHRLPSGGYEWYCIIMVGLLATVSQYFLTKAYSLARASVAASVSYSGLFFASIAGIMAGDKVPDFMGICGIIFIALSGMAVHFSQKRRN encoded by the coding sequence ATGGACGAAAGTTTTCAGCCCGCGGAGAAAGCGGGTATAATTTATATGCTTCTGGCTTCTGCTCTTTTTGCAAGCATGGGATACTATGTAAAAATACTCAGCCAGACACTGGGCACGGGCGAAATAGCTTTTTTCCGTAATCTTATAGGGCTGATCATCATAGTCCCCACCATAATCGCCCGTCCGTCCGGCGCAAAAGGCGGCAAACCTGTCATGCTTGTGATGCGCGGCATATTCGGCTTTCTGGCGCTGTTTTTCTATTTTTACGCCATAACTGTACTCCCTTTGGGAACAGCCGCTACGCTCACTAAAATCGATCCTATCTTCACGGCGCTTCTTGCATTTTTCCTGCTTAAGGAAAAACAGGGACCGATAATCTGGGCAGGGCTTTTAACCGGCTTTCTGGGAGTGATAATGCTGATGCGCCCGGAAGCAGGCGGACTGAATGCGGGCAGCATATGCGCACTGCTCAGCGGGCTTTTTGCCGCAACGGCTTACACCACAGTGAGCAACCTGCGCGGCTATTACTCGCCCCGCGCCATTGTAGCCTCATTCGCAGCGGCAGGGGTCATAGGCCCGCCGGTTGTTTATGCCCTCATTTATTATACGCCTCTGGGAAATGACGCACTCAAAGGGCTTTTCCACCGTCTGCCTTCCGGCGGTTATGAGTGGTACTGCATAATAATGGTCGGGCTCCTTGCCACCGTCTCACAATATTTTCTCACCAAGGCATATTCGCTGGCCAGAGCCTCGGTTGCGGCATCGGTGAGTTATTCCGGTCTGTTTTTCGCATCAATAGCAGGAATTATGGCGGGTGACAAAGTGCCTGATTTTATGGGAATATGTGGTATAATATTCATAGCATTAAGCGGTATGGCAGTGCACTTCAGTCAGAAACGGAGGAATTGA
- the tpx gene encoding thiol peroxidase codes for MNKTRTVTMKGNPVTLVGNEIKTGDKAPAFTVLDGGMQPVSLDTYKGKIKVISVTPSLDTAVCDLQLRRFNSEIASMGDRYAVINVSMDLPFAIKRFCTTAGIENAVAASDHREAAFGTAYGVLIKELRLLARAVFVVDENDVVTYAEYVPEVTSSPDFDKLIAFLKK; via the coding sequence ATGAACAAAACAAGAACTGTAACCATGAAAGGAAACCCTGTAACCCTTGTCGGCAACGAGATCAAAACCGGTGATAAGGCTCCTGCATTCACTGTGCTGGACGGCGGAATGCAGCCTGTAAGCCTTGATACTTATAAAGGAAAAATTAAAGTCATAAGTGTCACCCCCTCTCTGGACACCGCTGTTTGCGATCTCCAGCTCCGCAGGTTTAACAGCGAGATAGCCTCAATGGGCGACAGATACGCCGTTATCAACGTAAGCATGGATCTCCCCTTTGCCATCAAGCGGTTCTGCACCACTGCAGGCATAGAGAACGCAGTTGCCGCCAGTGACCACAGGGAGGCAGCATTCGGAACAGCTTACGGGGTGCTGATTAAGGAACTCAGGCTCCTTGCCAGAGCGGTATTTGTCGTGGATGAGAATGATGTTGTGACCTATGCTGAATACGTGCCGGAAGTCACCTCCAGCCCGGACTTCGACAAGCTGATCGCTTTTCTGAAAAAATAA
- the rarD gene encoding EamA family transporter RarD gives MSSRTAGLTAGLASYIFWGLSPVYWKLFEQSSGLEVLAHRLVWSFFFLLAVILLLGRGSEVIHAFADRKTALLLFLSSIAISINWGVFIISVNTGHILQASLGYYMNPFVSMLFGILIFKEKLNKLQIFAVVLAASGVLIYASGLRSFPWASVSLAVSFAAYGALRKHVRVLPVPGLLAETLIMFPIAIGYLIYLESISAGYFGHYSPGYDALFILAGVVTSAPLLGFAFAVKRLRLITIGIFQFTIPTLHLLIGVFIYSEPFTPVHAATFGLIWICVGLFIADAVMQTKKV, from the coding sequence ATGAGCAGTAGAACCGCCGGCCTCACAGCGGGGCTGGCATCATATATTTTCTGGGGGCTCAGCCCTGTTTACTGGAAGCTTTTTGAACAGTCGTCCGGTCTTGAGGTGCTTGCCCACCGCCTTGTGTGGTCTTTCTTTTTCCTGCTGGCGGTCATTCTGCTTCTCGGACGCGGCAGTGAGGTTATACACGCATTCGCTGACAGGAAAACCGCTCTCCTCCTGTTTCTTTCCTCAATAGCCATCAGCATAAACTGGGGTGTCTTCATAATCTCGGTAAATACGGGGCATATACTACAGGCCAGCCTCGGTTACTACATGAACCCTTTTGTGAGCATGCTCTTCGGCATATTGATTTTCAAGGAAAAACTCAATAAACTCCAGATATTTGCGGTTGTTCTTGCAGCATCAGGCGTATTGATCTATGCATCCGGACTGAGGAGCTTCCCGTGGGCTTCTGTCTCACTTGCCGTAAGCTTTGCCGCTTACGGGGCACTGAGAAAGCATGTGCGTGTGCTTCCTGTTCCGGGACTTCTGGCGGAAACGCTGATTATGTTCCCTATCGCCATAGGGTATCTTATATATCTGGAAAGCATATCGGCAGGCTATTTCGGGCATTATTCCCCCGGCTATGATGCGCTGTTTATTCTCGCAGGGGTTGTGACCTCAGCACCGCTTCTCGGCTTTGCCTTTGCAGTGAAGAGGCTGAGGCTGATTACTATAGGCATCTTCCAGTTTACTATCCCGACTCTGCACCTGCTGATAGGTGTATTTATCTACTCCGAGCCGTTTACCCCCGTCCATGCTGCCACCTTCGGCCTCATCTGGATCTGCGTCGGCCTCTTCATCGCTGACGCGGTTATGCAGACAAAGAAGGTTTAA
- a CDS encoding carbonic anhydrase → MKELFNGVVRFRDEDYADHRELFENLGDKQAPHTLFVGCSDSRVVPNLITRTMPGELFVVRNIANMVPPYRETSDYVATTSAVEYAVNILNVQNIIICGHSNCGGCSALYQSPESLANVPKVRKWLELAEPVKKKATEICGDDPAKREWVTEQVNIIQQVRNLLTYPYIKERVNKGELTLYGWYYIIATGEVYNYNFETGYFDLIGNEQ, encoded by the coding sequence GTGAAAGAGCTTTTTAACGGCGTAGTCCGCTTCCGTGACGAAGATTACGCGGATCACAGGGAGCTTTTTGAAAACCTTGGGGACAAGCAGGCTCCGCACACTCTGTTTGTGGGCTGTTCGGACTCAAGGGTGGTTCCTAACCTCATCACGCGCACCATGCCGGGAGAGCTTTTTGTGGTGCGCAACATTGCCAACATGGTTCCCCCTTACAGGGAAACTTCTGACTATGTTGCCACAACAAGCGCTGTTGAATATGCCGTGAATATTCTCAATGTGCAGAATATCATCATCTGCGGTCACTCCAACTGCGGCGGCTGCTCAGCCCTTTATCAGTCTCCTGAGTCTCTGGCAAATGTGCCGAAGGTCAGGAAATGGCTGGAGCTTGCTGAGCCGGTTAAGAAAAAGGCAACAGAGATCTGCGGTGATGACCCGGCAAAAAGGGAATGGGTTACGGAACAGGTAAATATCATCCAGCAGGTGCGCAACCTGCTGACCTATCCTTATATAAAGGAGAGGGTGAATAAGGGCGAGCTTACGCTTTACGGCTGGTATTACATAATCGCCACGGGCGAAGTTTATAACTACAATTTTGAAACAGGTTATTTTGACTTGATAGGCAATGAGCAGTAG
- a CDS encoding YajQ family cyclic di-GMP-binding protein codes for MPSFDVVSEVDGQELDNAVNILKKEIENRYDFKGSNTTVELNKKDKKIHMVTNDDMKIKALREMLIGALIKRSIDPDCLDFKDPEPTGNRQFKRDVIVKEGLDKEVSKKIVKMIKDSKLKVQASIMDDKVRVQGKKIDDLQEVIQFLKTSELGIPLQYVNMKS; via the coding sequence ATGCCATCTTTCGACGTGGTCAGCGAAGTTGACGGTCAGGAACTTGACAATGCTGTGAACATTCTCAAAAAAGAGATCGAGAACAGGTACGATTTTAAAGGCTCTAATACAACCGTTGAACTCAATAAAAAAGACAAAAAGATCCACATGGTCACAAACGATGACATGAAGATAAAAGCTCTCAGAGAGATGCTGATAGGCGCTCTTATAAAGCGTTCCATAGACCCTGACTGTCTGGATTTCAAAGACCCTGAGCCCACAGGCAACAGGCAGTTTAAAAGGGATGTCATAGTTAAGGAAGGGCTGGATAAGGAAGTGAGCAAAAAGATCGTGAAAATGATCAAAGACTCAAAACTCAAGGTTCAGGCCTCCATAATGGATGACAAGGTAAGGGTGCAGGGCAAGAAGATAGACGATCTTCAGGAAGTTATCCAGTTCCTTAAGACATCTGAACTCGGCATACCCCTTCAGTATGTCAATATGAAGAGCTGA
- a CDS encoding DegQ family serine endoprotease — MVRKITALLSMLIIFTAAAAQAAVAPVSFSDVVKKTRDGVVNISTTKTVTRKMPDIFHDEFFRKFFGDQFNAPNSGGKPQEYKTNSLGSGFVIDAAGLIVTNNHVIDGADEIIIKLNDKHEFKATVVGKDPMTDLALIKIDPKGVKLSPIKLGDSNLAEVGDWVVAIGNPLGLEWTVTAGIISGKARALGSGPYDNFMQTDASINPGNSGGPLLNLDGEVVGINTAIIPSGQGLGFAVPVNMLKDILPKLKKGKVDRGWLGVTVQSLDDKIAEGLGLENSEGALIADVVKGDPAEKAGIKAGDVVVAINGKPIKDSRDLINIIGGYEPNSVVKLTVVRDGKKRDISVKLGLRKDDNSTSTAPSEPEVSKPIAVKEIDAATAKKFGVDGGVAVTSIDETTNAYNAGLRTGDIILWVNRQSVKSAEDFYTKYDKIKTGDVVFLKVVSRGSGRFIAFDK; from the coding sequence ATGGTAAGAAAGATTACCGCTCTTTTATCAATGCTGATAATTTTTACTGCCGCTGCGGCTCAGGCTGCGGTAGCCCCCGTCAGCTTTTCTGATGTTGTTAAGAAAACGCGCGACGGCGTTGTGAATATATCCACTACCAAGACTGTTACAAGGAAAATGCCTGATATTTTCCATGATGAATTTTTCAGGAAATTTTTCGGCGATCAGTTCAATGCGCCGAACAGCGGCGGCAAACCGCAGGAATATAAAACAAACTCCCTCGGTTCCGGCTTTGTTATAGATGCTGCGGGGCTCATAGTCACAAACAACCACGTTATTGACGGTGCGGATGAGATAATTATCAAGCTCAATGACAAGCATGAGTTCAAGGCGACGGTTGTCGGCAAAGACCCCATGACTGATCTTGCCCTTATCAAAATAGACCCCAAGGGCGTGAAGCTTTCGCCTATTAAACTCGGTGACTCAAACTTGGCTGAAGTCGGCGACTGGGTGGTGGCCATAGGGAATCCTCTCGGCCTTGAGTGGACTGTGACCGCTGGTATAATCAGCGGAAAAGCCAGAGCTCTCGGCAGCGGCCCTTATGATAATTTCATGCAGACGGATGCATCGATCAACCCCGGCAACTCCGGCGGTCCCCTCCTCAATCTTGATGGCGAGGTGGTGGGTATCAACACCGCCATTATCCCCTCCGGTCAGGGTCTGGGCTTCGCTGTTCCGGTGAATATGCTTAAGGACATTCTGCCCAAACTGAAAAAAGGGAAAGTGGACAGAGGCTGGCTGGGTGTAACCGTGCAGTCACTTGATGACAAAATTGCAGAGGGGCTTGGGCTGGAAAACAGCGAAGGCGCTCTCATTGCGGATGTTGTAAAAGGTGACCCCGCGGAGAAAGCAGGTATCAAGGCCGGGGATGTTGTTGTGGCGATCAACGGTAAACCGATAAAGGACAGCAGAGACCTTATAAATATAATCGGCGGCTATGAACCCAATAGTGTGGTGAAACTCACTGTGGTGAGAGACGGCAAAAAGCGTGATATTTCCGTTAAGCTCGGACTGAGAAAAGATGACAACAGCACAAGCACCGCTCCCTCTGAGCCCGAAGTTTCAAAACCCATAGCGGTTAAGGAGATCGATGCGGCGACAGCGAAGAAATTCGGTGTGGACGGCGGTGTGGCGGTGACATCTATAGATGAAACCACAAACGCTTACAACGCAGGTCTGAGAACCGGGGATATAATACTCTGGGTCAACAGACAGTCGGTAAAATCCGCAGAGGACTTCTACACCAAGTATGACAAAATAAAAACCGGAGACGTGGTCTTCCTCAAGGTTGTCAGCAGAGGCAGCGGAAGATTCATCGCCTTCGATAAATAA
- a CDS encoding MucB/RseB C-terminal domain-containing protein: protein MTRLIFLILLIPFVSYGGDVKVFFKIAVDERAYSSFLLENLGAGHSALHDLASRLKEKHLEMDKIQKDFYNIKIDYGMKYYGHDVAQYDIVPILPDRFRHVLLVDEKWDQILRREVYDPDGKLIYAYSFEDRDGDLKPVVEQPRPAVTTGRDEFPGFKAVFKKELKDGTIQTLYSDGLNKFSVFVSKAEGEMKDSARILYGNYVFRKKVGETLYTVVGTIPFPQMEKVVARLAFKEEK from the coding sequence ATGACAAGACTTATTTTTTTGATCCTTCTTATACCCTTTGTCAGCTATGGCGGCGATGTGAAGGTTTTCTTCAAAATCGCCGTTGACGAGAGGGCTTATTCCTCCTTCCTTCTTGAAAACCTGGGTGCAGGCCACTCTGCTCTGCATGATCTTGCGTCCAGGCTCAAAGAGAAGCATCTGGAGATGGATAAGATTCAGAAGGATTTTTACAACATTAAAATCGATTACGGCATGAAATACTACGGCCACGATGTCGCCCAGTATGACATAGTGCCCATTCTGCCGGACAGGTTCAGGCACGTTCTCCTCGTTGATGAGAAGTGGGACCAGATTCTCCGCAGGGAAGTTTATGACCCTGACGGCAAACTGATCTACGCCTACAGCTTCGAGGACAGGGACGGTGACCTCAAACCTGTGGTGGAGCAGCCCCGCCCCGCGGTTACAACCGGAAGGGACGAGTTCCCCGGTTTTAAGGCTGTGTTTAAAAAAGAGCTTAAGGACGGAACAATCCAGACGCTCTACTCGGACGGCCTCAACAAGTTCTCCGTTTTTGTCAGTAAGGCGGAGGGCGAAATGAAGGATTCCGCCCGCATATTATACGGTAACTACGTTTTCAGAAAAAAAGTTGGCGAAACTCTCTACACTGTTGTGGGAACCATCCCTTTTCCGCAGATGGAAAAGGTTGTAGCCAGACTTGCCTTCAAGGAGGAAAAATAA
- a CDS encoding zf-HC2 domain-containing protein yields the protein MDCTKHRKLLSAYVDGECSQFESAAVEAHLKKCAPCRNELSELYTLGSMVTEGYSKTEDVDFTSSIMSSIMADSGESVAVVSKSRKKLIGFSSVAAALVAGLMAFAVMNPAETESVASGNEKLERYVFEHVASTYGSSGDEIGVVNFGQ from the coding sequence ATGGACTGTACAAAACATCGTAAATTGTTGTCGGCATATGTAGACGGTGAATGTTCGCAGTTTGAGTCCGCTGCTGTGGAGGCGCACCTTAAGAAATGCGCCCCCTGCAGAAACGAACTTTCGGAACTGTACACACTCGGTTCCATGGTGACAGAAGGATACTCAAAAACAGAAGACGTGGATTTTACATCATCCATTATGTCTTCCATTATGGCCGACTCCGGCGAATCCGTAGCCGTAGTGAGCAAAAGCAGAAAGAAATTAATCGGCTTCAGCTCGGTTGCGGCGGCACTTGTGGCAGGGCTTATGGCTTTTGCCGTTATGAACCCTGCGGAAACCGAGAGTGTTGCATCAGGCAACGAAAAACTGGAACGCTATGTATTTGAGCATGTCGCGAGCACATACGGCAGCTCAGGCGATGAAATCGGAGTAGTCAACTTCGGACAATGA